A single window of Solanum dulcamara chromosome 5, daSolDulc1.2, whole genome shotgun sequence DNA harbors:
- the LOC129890186 gene encoding auxin response factor 9-like yields the protein MKKGDKHVLCRSDRKQQIKPYIKLFLGKHFSGKDDLYQELWKLCAGPLVDVPKDGERVYYFPQGHMEQLEASINQEMDQRVPSFNLKPKILCRVIHIDLLAEQDSDEVYAQITLMPEAPDQAEPNSPDPCPSEPARPRVHSFSKVLTASDTSTHGGFSVLRKHANECLPPLDLNQQTPTQELIAKDLHDMEWHFKHIFRGQPRRHLLTTGWSTFVSSKRLVAGDSFVFLRGQNGELRVGVRRLGRQQSSMPSSVISSQSMHLGVLATASHAVTTQTLFVVYYKPRTSQFIVGLNKYLEAVKHGYSVGMRFKMQFEGEENPDRRYMGTIVRVDDLSSQWKDSTWRSLKVRWDEPASISRPDRVSPWEIEPYVSSIPNALVQPTAGKNKRHRLHGETKISEPASSIASAVWNPSLDSPQFNTSGINSSTNCTLMSHTEGGWLLPHLNTSSGMLVDETEDSKSASAWSGFPCVLTPQFCQGTNQLIVSHVDERKCDTITTCRLFGIDLKSSSISTTEALLPPQPADISSVSAEREPPNTVPGGDSDQNSDLSIDLKDQLQGHLQLPLKEVQSKQSCSTRSRTKVQMQGVAVGRAVDLTILKGYDEFIKELEEMFEIHGELHSRNKWEIVFTDDEGDMMLMGDYPWQDFCSVVRRIFICSSQNMKKLTL from the exons ATGAAAAAAGGAGACAAGCACGTTCTCTGCAGGAGCGATAGAAAGCAACAAATCAAGCCATATATTAAGCTATTTTTGGGAAAACACT TTTCAGGTAAAGATGATCTGTATCAAGAGTTATGGAAATTGTGTGCAGGTCCATTAGTGGATGTTCCAAAAGATGGAGAAAGAGTTTACTATTTCCCACAAGGTCACATGGAGCaa TTGGAAGCATCAATAAATCAAGAAATGGATCAGAGAGTTCCATCATTCAATCTCAAACCAAAGATCCTTTGTCGTGTTATTCACATTGATCTCCTg GCTGAGCAAGATAGTGATGAAGTCTATGCCCAGATCACTTTGATGCCAGAGGCACCAGAT CAAGCCGAGCCGAATAGTCCGGATCCATGCCCTTCTGAGCCTGCAAGGCCTAGAGTTCATTCCTTCAGCAAGGTCTTGACTGCCTCTGATACAAGCACTCACGGTGGATTTTCTGTTCTAAGGAAACATGCTAATGAATGCCTTCCTCCCCTG GACTTGAACCAGCAGACTCCGACCCAGGAATTGATTGCGAAAGACCTTCATGACATGGAGTGGCACTTCAAGCATATATTTAGag GCCAACCTCGGAGACACTTACTTACCACAGGGTGGAGTACCTTTGTTTCTTCAAAGAGATTAGTGGCAGGGGATTCTTTTGTATTCTTGAG GGGTCAGAATGGAGAACTACGAGTTGGGGTCAGACGACTTGGTCGCCAGCAGAGCTCAATGCCGTCATCAGTGATATCTAGCCAGAGCATGCACCTAGGAGTCTTAGCTACAGCATCTCATGCTGTTACAACCCAGACCTTGTTTGTTGTTTACTACAAACCGAG AACCAGTCAGTTCATCGTAGGCCTCAACAAATACTTAGAGGCTGTTAAACATGGATATTCAGTTGGCATGCGATTTAAAATGCAGTTTGAAGGGGAAGAGAATCCTGATAGAAG ATATATGGGCACTATAGTTAGGGTTGATGATCTTTCCTCACAGTGGAAAGATTCTACATGGCGATCCTTGAAG GTTCGATGGGACGAGCCTGCATCCATATCTAGGCCTGACAGAGTTTCTCCTTGGGAAATCGAACCTTATGTGTCTTCAATTCCAAATGCCCTTGTCCAGCCAACAGCAGGGAAGAACAAAAGGCATCGGCTACATGGTGAAACCAAAATATCAG AACCTGCATCCTCAATTGCCTCAGCGGTTTGGAATCCTTCCCTCGACTCGCCTCAGTTTAACACCTCTGGCATCAACAGCAGTACTAATTGCACATTAATGTCTCATACAGAGGGTGGTTGGCTGCTTCCTCATTTAAATACTTCTTCAGGTATGCTTGTGGATGAGACAGAAGACAGTAAAAGTGCTTCAGCTTGGTCTGGTTTTCCATGCGTTTTGACCCCGCAATTCTGTCAAGGGACTAATCAGCTGATTGTTAGTCATGTTGATGAGAGAAAATGTGATACCATAACAACCTGTAGGTTATTTGGTATTGACTTGAAAAGTTCCTCAATTAGCACTACTGAGGCACTACTACCGCCGCAGCCAGCCGACATTTCTTCTGTCTCCGCAGAGAGAGAACCTCCAAACACGGTGCCTGGTGGTGATTCAGATCAAAACTCTGACCTTTCAATAGACCTCAAAGATCAATTACAAGGGCATTTACAGTTACCCCTAAAGGAGGTTCAAAGCAAGCAGAGTTGTTCCACCAGGAGTCGTACGAAG GTTCAAATGCAAGGGGTAGCTGTAGGTCGTGCAGTGGATTTAACCATATTGAAAGGATACGATGAGTTTATAAAGGAGCTTGAGGAGATGTTTGAAATCCATGGAGAGCTTCACTCACGAAATAAATGGGAGATCGTGTTTACAGATGATGAAGGGGATATGATGCTTATGGGTGATTATCCGTGGCA AGATTTTTGCAGTGTGGTGAGGAGGATTTTCATTTGTTCaagtcaaaatatgaaaaaattgaccCTGTAA